The Paenibacillus sp. FSL H7-0357 nucleotide sequence ACGTGAGCTGATTCTGAATGGAATCATTGAAGAAGGCGGTCCGGAGCATCAATTTCTTGTCTCGGTATACCGTGAGCTGGAGCATGTCAGTGACCGCCTGATGACGGTTTCACGCTCTTTTGCCGATTATTTAGCGCCATATATTGACCAGCCCTCGAGCGTTGGCGTCATTCCAAACGGCTTCGATGAGAAAAGATTCAAGCCTGTTCCGCATGACAACAGCATCCCGCAATTGGTGACCGTAACCCGGCTTGTGCCGGCCAAAGGGATAGATACGTTGTTTAAAGCTTGTGCCGAGCTGAACAAACGGGGCCATGAATATGTGCTGCACATCATTGGGGATGGTCCCAGCCGCGGTGAGCTGGAGTCATTAGCCCAGAATCTGGGCATTTATAATGAGACGATTTTTTACGGATACACTTTACACCCGGAAGAATTCATGCCTTTCTTTGATATTTTTGTACTCCCTTCACGCGCGGAGGCCTTTGGCTCGGTGTTTGCGGAGGCGGCGCTCAGCTGTCTGGCTCTTGTCGGCACGAATGTGGGAGGGATTCCGGAACAAATTGAGGACGGGGTGAACGGACTTCTGGTCAATCCTGACGATGAGGTGGCATTGGCGGATGCGCTG carries:
- a CDS encoding glycosyltransferase family 4 protein; the protein is MNLLQALFFPPEQPGGVSSMIPYLQERFRSSRWDMDLFWLPKRIRGKGREEIVFETFDWTKYGESPVVQKYIQTYRDYIWWTKLRMSKKYDLIHAHHPIAGLAMKKIYPEIPLIQTLHSSYERELILNGIIEEGGPEHQFLVSVYRELEHVSDRLMTVSRSFADYLAPYIDQPSSVGVIPNGFDEKRFKPVPHDNSIPQLVTVTRLVPAKGIDTLFKACAELNKRGHEYVLHIIGDGPSRGELESLAQNLGIYNETIFYGYTLHPEEFMPFFDIFVLPSRAEAFGSVFAEAALSCLALVGTNVGGIPEQIEDGVNGLLVNPDDEVALADALEKVISDPGYRYELSRSAWDKAKSLYSLTRVANELKKTYLQYQPGTKG